The following is a genomic window from Synergistaceae bacterium.
TCGACATCCACCACTCCCACCAGACGAGCCTCCAGCAATTCCGTGTAGACGCGCGCGTGATGCTGCCCCAAATGCCCAACTCCAATAACCCCTGCTCGTTTAAAATCCATTCTCGTCACCTTTCGTCCCGGTTGTATCCAGATGTCATGTAAATTCGATTTGTTCCATAAAATCTTATCCCTTTGACTTTTTCTTTTGTGGCATGTGATTTTGGTATAATACCAATTTGAAATAAAAGGCCTAAAGTTAGAATAGCTAAAAGCAGTGATATTCAAACATTAACTTCTTCATTAACGCTCGGTTGAAAGCAAATTGGTATAAACACTATGGGATGAAAACTATGATTATAAAAATTTTGGCACGAGAATTTTGATATGAAAATTTTGATGTGAGAATCGGGCATAAAAACTGTGCTTATGATTCAACGTTCCGGCGGCGTGAGCCTGCACCAGAGAAACATCCGGTCTTTGGAATCTCCGCCCCTCCAGGAATAACAGCGGTCTTTGCACAGAAACGTATCCATTCCCGAAAGAAAAATGCGATCTTCGGCAATTCCGGCCTCACGGAGCTGAAGCCGCAGCTCGCCCGCGATGTCGAAAAAAATTTTTTCCCGCTTTTCGGCTCCGGTCCCAACGCTCCCCGGGCGAACGTTTTCCGGATGAAAAGCGCCAAGGCCCCGTTCCGTCCACTCTTCCCGATCTCTGGGGTAATTCGCGCCTCCGATACAGGGTCCCACCCAGGCCCAGGACGACTCCACCGCGGAACTGCCGTAACGCCGCCGCACCGCATCCAACCCCGCCTTCACGATGTTCTGCACCGTTCCCCTGTAACCGGAATGCATCAGCAGCACCCAGGGTTTATTTCCCCGTTCGTTTCCGCCTTCGCCGGAAGCTGCCGGAGCCACCACCACGGGGGCGCAGTCGGCAAAGCGCAGCGATGCCTCCATATCGTACGCGTCCAGTAAGATACCGTCTCCATCGCCCGCCGTATTTTCCGGGATGGAGTCCAGTATCGTCACGCCGTGCATCTGACGGGGAGCGATCATGGGAAACTCCTCCCCCAACAGGGGAATCAAACGCTTTCGCATGGGGAGGGCGCGTCCCTCAGCCCCGTCGAGCAGTTCTCCCCTCAGAAAAAGACGTATATCCGCAACGGGCGCGCCTTCCGGAGGGAGCAGCCTCAGCCACCTCTGTCCGCCGGCCTGTTCTTCGACAAAACCTTTCATTCCGCAATCACCCGCCAGGCGGTGGGGTCCCCACCCGAACGAAGCCTCGGGCGCACCCAGCCGATCAGGTAGAGACTGCCGCAAACCACCACCACGTCGTTTTCTTCCCGGGCCCGGTCAATGGCATCGAGAGGGTCATCGTACGCGTCAACCTCGTTGCGCCAGGACATCTGACGGGCATATTCGGCCAAAGCGCCGGGCTTCAGGCTGCGCTCCATTCCGGGAACACAGGTCGCGTACAGGGCCGGAGCCGAGCCTTTCTCCTTCAGCCCGTTCAGGATGCCAAGACAGGCGGGATAATCCTTGTCCTTCATCACGCCGTAGACAATGCCGATCTTTTTATCGCCCCACAGCGAAGCGAGGCTTTCGGCGAATTTTTCCACTCCATCCGGGTTGTGCCCGCCATCCAGAACGAGAATCGGGCGTTCTCCGTCACAGGACAGGATTTCGAAGCGTCCCGGCCAGCGGGCCTTTTGCAGCCCCGCTCGAATCACGGACTCCGAAAGCCAGGGAAATCGCTCTCTCAGGCGGGAAAGCGTCAAAAGCGCAAGGGCCGCGTTGGAAACCTGATACCCTCCGATCAGGCCCGTCCGCACCTTCGGCAGATTCAGTCCGGAGGCGGAAAAATCGAAAACGCACCCCTCCTCCGACAGCTCCGCCGGGCTCACAAGAGCGTCTCTTCCCACGATGAAGGGAAAAGCCCCAACCCGTGCGCAAAATTCCTCAAAGAGCGGGATCAGCTCCGTCCGGTCTCCAAGAAAGCAGGCGGGAGTTCCCCCGCGCACCACGGCAAATTTCTCTGCCGCTATTTTTTCAAGGGTATCCCCCAGATACTCGGTGTGATCCATGGAAATCGAACAAATAACGGAGCAGACCACGTTCGACAGCAGATTCGTCGCGTCGAGGCGTCCGCCCAGGCCGGCCTCGATCACCGCGATTTCGGTTTTCTCCTCAGCCGCCAGCAGGAAGGCCATCGCCGTCACCAGCTCAAAGTACGAAGGCGGGTCCGAACGCAGCGTCGAATCCGCACTCAGAGCCCTCAGAACCCTTTCCGCCGCCGTCTTCCAGCGGATGGGGCTCAGAGGGCGACCGTCGATCAAAAGGCGTTCTCCCGGGCTTTCCAGATGGGGACTGGTATACAGGGCGGTTCTGCGTCCGGCCTCCCGAAACACGGAATTCAGCATGGCGCAGGTGGAACCCTTGCCGTTGGTTCCCACCACGTGGACCGCGGGATATGCGCCCTGGGGGTCGCCCAAAAGAGACAAAAGCCGCATTATGCGATCCAGCCCCGGTCGTATCCCCGGCGAGGCGTGTTTCGCAATGAGTTCTTCCAGTTCGACGAAAGAATCACTCATGGAATTTTTCAGGTTCTCGTTCATGACCTTGGCGGAACGATAAAAGCACCCCGAAATCCGGATTTGCCCATTTTGGCCGCCTGAGCCAGCGCCTCCGCTCTCGTGGAGCCGGCCTGGACCATGACGCGATTCAGTTTTCCGTGAAGCACGATGGGCTCGTATCCCGCCCGGCTGAGTTCCTGTGCTACAGCCGCCGCAGCTGCAGGCGTGGAAAAAGCTCCAACCTGCACTCTCCAGGAATTTTTAGGCGGTTCTTTTTTTTCAGGCGTTGTATTGGGCTTAGGTGCAGACTGTTGGGCAACACGAGGATTTTTGGGGGTTTCTCCGGTTGGAGCAGTCGGCTCTTTTTTCGTCTGGGACTCCCTGGGAGCCAGAACCTTCACCGCCTGTCCTCTTCCTTTGGGAGGTTCCCGTCCCGAGGCGGGCTGTGAGGAATTATCCGTTTGTTTTCCCGCGTCGCTCTTATCCGCCGGCCCCCCGGAAGAACCCTGGGAGGACGACTTTCCGTCGTAGGGAACCGCCAGCACGTCCAACCCCGTCGTCAGCACCCGCTTTTGGGGAACGGCGCTGCCCGCGGCAGGGGCGGGATTGTCCGACGTGACCCTCCCTTCCCGGACGGGAGATGTCGGAACGGGCTCCGCCTGAGCGGGCCGGGTTTCAGGCAAAACGGAACCGGAAGGAGAAACGGAGATCACCGGCAGCTCCGACCGGTTACCCTGCGGCGCGGACAGGAAAAAGAGCCTTCCCGCCACA
Proteins encoded in this region:
- a CDS encoding polyphenol oxidase family protein encodes the protein MKGFVEEQAGGQRWLRLLPPEGAPVADIRLFLRGELLDGAEGRALPMRKRLIPLLGEEFPMIAPRQMHGVTILDSIPENTAGDGDGILLDAYDMEASLRFADCAPVVVAPAASGEGGNERGNKPWVLLMHSGYRGTVQNIVKAGLDAVRRRYGSSAVESSWAWVGPCIGGANYPRDREEWTERGLGAFHPENVRPGSVGTGAEKREKIFFDIAGELRLQLREAGIAEDRIFLSGMDTFLCKDRCYSWRGGDSKDRMFLWCRLTPPER
- a CDS encoding SPOR domain-containing protein; this encodes MPLRGTRRFKSRGFVVSFGDIMLPVVGIVAAGVLFVAGRLFFLSAPQGNRSELPVISVSPSGSVLPETRPAQAEPVPTSPVREGRVTSDNPAPAAGSAVPQKRVLTTGLDVLAVPYDGKSSSQGSSGGPADKSDAGKQTDNSSQPASGREPPKGRGQAVKVLAPRESQTKKEPTAPTGETPKNPRVAQQSAPKPNTTPEKKEPPKNSWRVQVGAFSTPAAAAAVAQELSRAGYEPIVLHGKLNRVMVQAGSTRAEALAQAAKMGKSGFRGAFIVPPRS
- a CDS encoding bifunctional folylpolyglutamate synthase/dihydrofolate synthase, with the protein product MSDSFVELEELIAKHASPGIRPGLDRIMRLLSLLGDPQGAYPAVHVVGTNGKGSTCAMLNSVFREAGRRTALYTSPHLESPGERLLIDGRPLSPIRWKTAAERVLRALSADSTLRSDPPSYFELVTAMAFLLAAEEKTEIAVIEAGLGGRLDATNLLSNVVCSVICSISMDHTEYLGDTLEKIAAEKFAVVRGGTPACFLGDRTELIPLFEEFCARVGAFPFIVGRDALVSPAELSEEGCVFDFSASGLNLPKVRTGLIGGYQVSNAALALLTLSRLRERFPWLSESVIRAGLQKARWPGRFEILSCDGERPILVLDGGHNPDGVEKFAESLASLWGDKKIGIVYGVMKDKDYPACLGILNGLKEKGSAPALYATCVPGMERSLKPGALAEYARQMSWRNEVDAYDDPLDAIDRAREENDVVVVCGSLYLIGWVRPRLRSGGDPTAWRVIAE